In one Chryseobacterium camelliae genomic region, the following are encoded:
- a CDS encoding endonuclease, which translates to MELLAFYNVENLFLPDPKPTHKLDPTHSGLRNWDDRKYKNKLHKISHVFQLIEDKKGALPFLIGLSEVSGRKVLEELVQIQPFNSEYGIVHYNSMDERKVDVALLYDKSKVEILDSEAITFFFERGNPDKEDYDTTRDVLFSKIKCNDEIINVFVAHLPSKREKDVNKPKRDFILKEIKNKIVEIVGNRNESVILFGDFNENPDEKNLVEMLSDAQLGKILENPFRQLFTEQKYSTYHYKSGLLFDQIILSASFFNKSMGLGFEKAYVFNAEEISSRDKMFSGRPFRTYAGTRYLGGYSDHFPVIVELRKHNK; encoded by the coding sequence ATGGAATTATTAGCTTTTTATAATGTAGAAAATTTATTTTTACCTGATCCGAAACCCACACACAAGCTTGATCCTACCCATTCAGGATTGAGAAATTGGGACGACCGGAAATATAAGAATAAGCTTCATAAAATTTCTCATGTTTTTCAACTTATAGAAGATAAGAAAGGTGCCTTGCCATTCCTCATAGGTTTGTCTGAAGTTTCAGGAAGAAAAGTTCTGGAAGAACTTGTACAGATACAGCCTTTTAATTCAGAATACGGGATTGTTCATTACAACTCGATGGATGAAAGGAAAGTAGATGTTGCGTTACTCTATGACAAATCAAAAGTGGAAATTTTAGATTCCGAAGCCATTACTTTTTTTTTTGAAAGAGGAAATCCGGATAAAGAAGATTATGACACCACCAGAGATGTCCTTTTTTCGAAAATAAAATGTAATGATGAAATTATCAATGTCTTTGTAGCTCATTTACCCTCCAAAAGAGAAAAAGACGTCAATAAGCCCAAGAGAGATTTTATTCTCAAAGAAATTAAAAACAAAATTGTAGAGATTGTTGGCAATCGTAATGAATCTGTGATTTTGTTTGGTGATTTTAATGAGAATCCTGATGAAAAAAATCTGGTAGAGATGTTATCTGATGCCCAGTTAGGTAAGATCTTAGAAAATCCTTTTAGGCAGTTATTTACCGAGCAAAAGTATTCCACTTACCATTATAAATCTGGTCTTTTATTCGACCAGATTATACTCTCTGCATCCTTTTTTAATAAAAGTATGGGGTTGGGTTTTGAAAAGGCTTATGTTTTTAATGCGGAAGAAATAAGCAGCCGGGATAAAATGTTTAGTGGAAGGCCTTTTAGAACCTATGCAGGAACCCGCTATTTGGGTGGTTATAGCGATCATTTTCCTGTCATTGTGGAATTAAGGAAACATAATAAATAA
- the trmD gene encoding tRNA (guanosine(37)-N1)-methyltransferase TrmD produces MRIDIISVLPELMESPFQTSILKRAMDKGLAEVHFHHLRDWAINKHRQIDDEPYGGGAGMVMMVEPLDKCISELKSQREYDEVIYLTPDGVTLNQKIANTLSIKNNLIFLCGHYKGIDQRVRDLHITKEISIGDYVLTGGELAACVLADSVIRLLPGVLNDEQSALTDSFQDDLLSPPIYTRPEVYKGLEVPKVLLSGNFGKIEEWRHDEAVRITKEKRPDLL; encoded by the coding sequence ATGAGAATTGATATCATAAGCGTACTTCCTGAACTGATGGAAAGTCCGTTTCAAACTTCTATCTTGAAAAGAGCGATGGATAAAGGATTGGCAGAAGTGCATTTTCATCATCTTAGAGACTGGGCGATCAATAAACACAGGCAGATCGATGATGAACCTTATGGAGGAGGAGCAGGAATGGTAATGATGGTAGAGCCTTTGGATAAATGTATTTCTGAGCTGAAATCGCAACGGGAATATGATGAGGTGATTTATTTAACGCCGGATGGAGTTACTTTAAACCAGAAAATTGCCAATACCTTATCGATAAAAAACAATCTGATTTTCCTTTGCGGTCATTATAAAGGGATTGATCAGAGAGTAAGAGATCTGCATATTACCAAAGAAATTTCAATAGGAGATTATGTTCTGACAGGAGGAGAGCTTGCAGCATGTGTGCTTGCTGATTCTGTAATCCGTCTTTTGCCAGGAGTTTTGAATGATGAACAAAGCGCCTTAACAGATAGTTTTCAGGATGATCTTCTTTCTCCGCCTATTTATACGAGACCAGAAGTATACAAAGGCTTAGAAGTTCCAAAAGTATTGTTGAGCGGTAATTTTGGTAAAATTGAGGAGTGGAGACATGACGAAGCTGTAAGAATAACGAAAGAAAAACGACCGGATTTACTGTAA
- a CDS encoding NAD(P)/FAD-dependent oxidoreductase — METREKIIIIGGGFAGLQLAKTLNNKNKKVIVLDRVNHHMFQPLFYQVACGRIEPSNISFPFRKIFQQSRNTQFRLTEVKEIDPVNHKVITEEAEFTYDKLVIATGCKTNFFGNKDLESKAFGMKNTQEAIGIRNHVLMTFEKLILEKSRSDDGNWNIVIVGSGPTGVELAGAFAEMKKEILPRDYPYMNFDHLKIILISSTEKPLAVMSDESQEKSEKYLKDLGVTFLSQEYVTDYDGDKVYMKSGKEIPSNNVIWAAGVTGNVIEGFPAENLMKNRYIVDRYNRINGYENIYAIGDIAYMETPKYPQGHPQVANVAINQAKNLGKNFLKKNIGEWNEYEYDDKGSLATIGKHRAVVDLPFIKFQGFLAWYFWMFLHLMLILSVRNKLAVFFNWMWSYFNKDSALRLIILPNKKNGTLQ; from the coding sequence ATGGAAACACGCGAAAAGATCATCATTATAGGAGGCGGCTTTGCGGGATTGCAACTTGCAAAAACTCTGAACAATAAAAATAAAAAAGTAATTGTTCTCGACAGGGTAAACCATCATATGTTTCAGCCGCTTTTCTATCAGGTCGCGTGTGGCAGGATAGAACCTTCCAATATTTCTTTTCCGTTCAGAAAAATCTTTCAGCAATCCAGAAATACACAATTTCGTTTAACTGAGGTGAAAGAGATTGATCCTGTTAATCATAAAGTAATCACTGAAGAGGCGGAATTCACTTATGATAAATTAGTGATTGCAACAGGCTGTAAAACCAATTTTTTCGGAAATAAAGATCTTGAATCAAAAGCTTTCGGGATGAAAAACACCCAGGAAGCCATCGGTATAAGAAACCATGTTTTGATGACGTTTGAAAAGCTGATTTTGGAAAAAAGCCGAAGCGATGACGGAAACTGGAATATTGTAATCGTGGGAAGCGGACCGACGGGAGTGGAATTGGCGGGAGCTTTTGCAGAAATGAAAAAAGAAATTCTGCCGAGAGACTATCCTTACATGAATTTTGATCATCTTAAAATCATCCTGATAAGCTCTACAGAAAAACCGCTTGCGGTGATGAGTGATGAATCTCAGGAAAAATCTGAAAAATATCTGAAAGATTTAGGAGTAACTTTCCTGAGCCAGGAATACGTGACGGATTATGACGGGGATAAAGTGTATATGAAAAGCGGAAAAGAAATTCCTTCTAATAATGTGATCTGGGCTGCAGGAGTTACAGGGAATGTGATTGAAGGTTTTCCGGCTGAAAACTTAATGAAAAACAGGTATATTGTTGATCGCTATAATAGAATTAACGGTTATGAAAATATATATGCAATAGGAGATATCGCTTATATGGAGACTCCGAAATATCCTCAGGGACATCCGCAGGTTGCCAATGTAGCCATTAATCAGGCAAAAAATCTGGGAAAAAACTTTTTAAAGAAAAATATTGGTGAATGGAACGAGTATGAGTACGATGATAAAGGTTCATTAGCAACAATCGGTAAACACAGAGCGGTTGTTGATCTTCCGTTTATAAAATTTCAGGGATTCTTGGCGTGGTATTTTTGGATGTTCCTTCACTTAATGTTAATTTTGAGCGTTCGAAATAAACTTGCTGTGTTTTTTAACTGGATGTGGAGCTATTTCAACAAAGATTCAGCCTTAAGATTAATTATTTTACCTAATAAGAAAAACGGAACATTACAATGA
- a CDS encoding glycoside hydrolase family 25 protein — MSPKKYTKKTAKKIHKSRRKNYFFRRKIVLVLLCIALIGTGLYLKNSVSYYYALYFNKFKHKKLHNTEAETLRIQKILSDNLDKTYGFDVSHYQNKEDISWDSLSIGNKTIPLEFVVMRATMGNRSADKHFDEFWEQAKKHELIRGAYHFYRADEDPVIQANNFLENVHLEDGDLPPILDIEKIPRRKSNRKLIEDLKVWCKIVEERYGEKPIIYTYYHYYKDFLKGEFDDYPLWLANYNDVPTPSPHDNWDFWQFTENGIVHGINTKVDLDIYNGNSWSLKRLTLD, encoded by the coding sequence ATGAGCCCTAAAAAGTACACCAAAAAGACTGCCAAAAAGATCCATAAAAGCCGTCGGAAGAACTATTTTTTCCGTCGCAAGATCGTCTTGGTATTGCTCTGTATTGCTCTTATCGGAACCGGATTGTATTTAAAAAACTCTGTCAGTTATTACTATGCTTTATATTTCAATAAATTTAAGCATAAAAAGCTTCACAATACTGAAGCAGAAACACTTAGAATTCAAAAAATTCTTTCGGACAATCTGGATAAAACCTATGGTTTTGATGTCTCTCATTATCAAAATAAAGAAGACATCAGTTGGGACAGCTTAAGCATCGGGAATAAAACCATTCCTTTAGAATTTGTAGTGATGCGCGCAACCATGGGAAACCGTAGTGCAGATAAGCATTTTGATGAATTTTGGGAACAGGCCAAAAAACATGAATTAATACGGGGAGCTTATCATTTTTACAGAGCAGACGAAGATCCTGTCATTCAGGCTAACAATTTTCTTGAAAATGTACATTTAGAAGATGGCGACCTTCCTCCTATTTTAGATATTGAAAAAATTCCCAGACGAAAATCTAACAGGAAACTTATTGAAGATTTAAAAGTCTGGTGTAAAATTGTGGAGGAAAGATATGGCGAGAAACCTATCATTTACACCTATTATCATTACTATAAAGATTTTCTGAAGGGTGAGTTTGATGATTATCCGCTCTGGCTCGCCAACTACAATGATGTACCGACTCCGTCTCCCCATGACAACTGGGATTTCTGGCAATTTACGGAAAACGGAATCGTACACGGAATCAACACCAAAGTGGATCTGGATATCTACAATGGAAATTCCTGGTCTTTAAAAAGGCTGACTTTGGATTAG
- a CDS encoding alpha/beta fold hydrolase, producing the protein MKKLTILFLSLIAVSFNAQIVSATIFSKNENKPIPYAKVGVEKEKTGVISDENGHFSIDLSTINTTKPILIEVPGYEKYSQSVQNFKNLDGQKIFLKEKVKNIDEVKIKPKKLVDKNWGVNTKTKSVMYSVNPDIKNEDFLGETALEFSTNKKSKIKNINLNIASYTSDQPVVMRYSIYSEKNGFPDKNILDEEITVELTKEMIKDDTFTLDVNDRNIWVQGKFFVGIQFLKRFQGRITISAALFRTGYIRKFYGDWEKMTIAAPAINIDVKVDKNGKNIKDEVKESEQFSELAQNLGANKWAPDLSQYTIESENSIYGKNDAAGKTVKLNNAELYYEIYGEGEPLVLLHGNGGSIQEFYKQIPELSKKFKVIAIDTRAQGKSKDFTKGDLNYKIFADDLKNVMEYLNVAKANILGWSDGGNTGLEFALKYPQYLNKLVIIGANAFPEGVEEDLLKNFKTKLRFMQLANQPENETEKRLLSLMLNEPNINKKSLHQIQSPTLVLAGENDVIKKEHTEMMAKEIPNAKLKIYPKVSHYLPFEIAEDLNKDVIDFLKN; encoded by the coding sequence ATGAAAAAACTTACGATTCTATTTCTTTCCCTTATTGCGGTTTCCTTCAATGCGCAAATTGTTTCAGCAACTATATTTTCTAAAAATGAAAATAAACCGATTCCTTATGCAAAAGTAGGTGTGGAAAAAGAGAAGACCGGAGTAATTTCAGACGAGAACGGACATTTTTCCATTGATCTTTCCACGATTAATACTACAAAACCTATTTTGATAGAAGTTCCGGGATATGAAAAATATTCGCAATCTGTTCAAAACTTTAAAAATTTAGACGGACAAAAGATTTTCCTGAAAGAGAAGGTGAAAAATATTGATGAAGTAAAGATTAAACCTAAAAAACTGGTGGATAAAAACTGGGGTGTGAATACCAAAACAAAGAGTGTTATGTATTCTGTAAATCCGGATATTAAAAATGAGGACTTCTTAGGAGAAACGGCTTTAGAGTTTAGTACCAACAAAAAATCGAAAATCAAAAATATCAATCTGAACATTGCAAGCTATACCTCGGATCAGCCGGTTGTTATGCGGTACAGCATCTATTCGGAAAAAAATGGCTTCCCGGATAAAAATATTCTGGATGAAGAAATTACCGTTGAATTGACAAAAGAAATGATAAAAGATGATACCTTTACTTTAGATGTAAACGATCGGAATATCTGGGTTCAGGGAAAATTTTTCGTAGGAATACAGTTTTTGAAAAGATTTCAGGGGAGAATAACCATCAGTGCGGCTTTATTCAGAACAGGATATATCAGAAAGTTCTATGGAGACTGGGAAAAAATGACTATTGCGGCGCCTGCAATTAATATTGATGTAAAAGTGGATAAAAATGGTAAAAATATCAAAGACGAGGTAAAAGAGAGCGAACAATTTTCAGAGTTGGCTCAAAACCTTGGGGCAAATAAATGGGCTCCGGATCTTAGTCAGTATACTATTGAATCTGAAAATTCTATATATGGTAAAAATGATGCTGCCGGAAAAACAGTGAAATTAAATAATGCAGAGCTGTATTATGAAATCTACGGCGAAGGAGAGCCTTTGGTTTTGCTTCATGGAAACGGAGGAAGTATTCAGGAGTTTTACAAACAGATTCCTGAACTTTCGAAAAAGTTTAAAGTCATTGCTATCGATACAAGAGCGCAGGGAAAAAGTAAAGATTTTACCAAAGGTGATTTGAATTATAAAATTTTTGCTGATGATCTGAAAAATGTAATGGAGTATTTAAACGTTGCCAAAGCCAATATTTTAGGCTGGAGCGATGGTGGAAATACAGGACTGGAATTTGCTTTAAAATATCCTCAATACCTTAATAAGTTAGTGATTATTGGGGCAAATGCGTTTCCTGAAGGGGTAGAAGAGGATTTGCTGAAAAATTTCAAAACGAAACTGCGTTTCATGCAATTGGCCAATCAGCCGGAAAATGAAACTGAAAAACGATTGTTGAGTTTAATGTTGAATGAGCCTAATATCAATAAGAAATCTTTGCATCAAATTCAAAGCCCTACGTTAGTTCTTGCCGGAGAAAACGATGTAATAAAAAAAGAGCATACCGAAATGATGGCTAAGGAAATTCCCAATGCTAAGCTTAAAATTTATCCAAAAGTTTCACACTATCTTCCTTTTGAAATTGCAGAAGATTTAAATAAAGATGTTATTGATTTTTTGAAAAACTAA
- a CDS encoding ABC-F family ATP-binding cassette domain-containing protein, whose amino-acid sequence MNYVAAENLTKSYGIKVLFKNISFNINEGDKIAIVAKNGSGKSTLLKILMGKEIADSGNVIINKDIQVVLFDQEIAFDPNLTVDEFMMTLDSAPIMALKNYHQSLHSTDTNFIEKALAEMEVHKAWDLENEMKQILSQLKITNLEAKMGTLSGGQVKRVALAKLLTETRAEHRHTLLIMDEPTNHLDVEMVEWLENYLNKAKITLLLVTHDRYFLDSVCDIIWEMEDQNLYFHNGSYATYLENKMIREDNMNATIDKANNLYRKELEWMRRQPKARTTKSKSRIDAFYETEKIAKTDTRKQGLELDFEMKRLGSKILELHHIDKSFGDKVLLKDFSYQFQRGEKIGIVGKNGAGKSTLLNIIQGFEKADKGEIETGETISFGYFSQKGLTYKEDERVIDFIKEIAEFYPLANGKSLSASQFLRLFLFDDQSQYSPISKLSGGEKRRLHLMYILYQNPNFLIFDEPTNDLDLPTLTVLENFLQMFQGSLIIVSHDRYFMDRIVDHILAFEGNGKIKDFVGNFSEYREAKSREESLERSTAQKAEPVKETVSAPPQNSTKKKKLSFKEQRELEQIEKEMPELEEQRGKILDQLNNESDYEKISKLSADLESVSEKLENHEMRWLELQEILGEA is encoded by the coding sequence ATGAATTACGTTGCTGCTGAAAACCTTACCAAATCTTACGGAATAAAAGTTTTATTTAAAAATATCTCTTTTAACATCAATGAAGGTGATAAGATTGCCATTGTAGCCAAAAACGGAAGCGGAAAATCCACCCTTCTGAAAATCCTGATGGGAAAAGAAATTGCAGACAGCGGAAACGTAATCATCAATAAAGACATTCAGGTTGTCTTATTCGACCAGGAAATAGCATTTGATCCGAATCTTACGGTAGATGAGTTTATGATGACTTTAGATTCTGCTCCTATCATGGCGCTTAAAAACTATCATCAATCGCTTCATTCTACCGATACCAATTTCATTGAAAAGGCTTTGGCTGAAATGGAAGTTCATAAAGCTTGGGATCTTGAAAATGAAATGAAACAAATTCTTTCTCAGCTCAAAATCACCAATCTTGAAGCTAAAATGGGAACACTTTCGGGAGGACAGGTAAAACGTGTGGCTTTAGCAAAGTTATTAACTGAAACCCGAGCTGAACATCGTCATACTTTACTGATCATGGATGAGCCAACCAATCACCTGGATGTAGAAATGGTGGAATGGCTTGAAAATTATTTAAACAAAGCAAAAATAACGTTACTGTTAGTGACTCACGACAGGTATTTCTTAGACAGCGTTTGTGATATTATCTGGGAAATGGAAGACCAGAATCTTTATTTTCACAACGGTTCGTATGCTACCTATCTTGAAAATAAAATGATTCGTGAGGATAATATGAATGCAACCATCGACAAAGCCAACAATCTTTACAGAAAAGAGCTGGAATGGATGCGAAGACAGCCCAAAGCAAGAACGACAAAATCAAAGTCGAGAATCGATGCTTTTTACGAAACTGAAAAAATAGCTAAAACAGATACAAGAAAACAAGGTCTCGAATTAGATTTTGAAATGAAAAGGTTGGGCAGCAAAATCCTTGAACTTCATCATATTGATAAAAGTTTTGGAGACAAAGTTCTGCTGAAAGACTTCAGTTATCAGTTTCAAAGAGGGGAAAAAATAGGAATCGTAGGTAAAAACGGTGCCGGAAAATCTACACTTTTGAACATTATTCAAGGGTTTGAAAAAGCTGACAAAGGTGAAATAGAAACCGGAGAAACAATCTCTTTCGGGTATTTTTCACAAAAAGGTTTAACTTATAAAGAAGATGAGAGGGTAATCGATTTCATTAAAGAAATTGCAGAGTTTTATCCTTTAGCCAATGGAAAAAGTCTTTCTGCTTCTCAGTTTTTAAGATTGTTTTTATTTGACGATCAATCACAATATTCGCCGATTTCAAAACTTTCGGGTGGGGAAAAGAGAAGGCTGCATCTGATGTATATTTTGTATCAGAACCCTAATTTCTTGATTTTCGATGAGCCTACGAACGATCTTGATCTTCCTACTCTAACAGTCCTTGAAAATTTCCTGCAAATGTTCCAAGGTTCATTAATTATAGTATCTCACGACAGGTATTTTATGGACAGGATTGTAGATCATATTCTGGCTTTTGAAGGAAATGGAAAAATAAAAGATTTTGTCGGTAATTTTTCAGAGTACCGTGAAGCGAAAAGCCGTGAAGAATCTTTAGAAAGATCAACCGCTCAAAAAGCAGAGCCTGTAAAAGAAACCGTTTCAGCTCCACCTCAAAATTCAACCAAAAAGAAAAAGCTTTCTTTTAAAGAACAAAGAGAGCTTGAGCAAATTGAAAAAGAAATGCCCGAACTGGAAGAACAGAGAGGAAAAATATTGGACCAGCTGAACAATGAATCAGACTATGAAAAGATTTCCAAGCTTTCTGCGGATTTAGAATCTGTTTCAGAAAAATTGGAGAATCACGAAATGAGATGGCTCGAACTTCAGGAAATTCTGGGAGAAGCATAA
- a CDS encoding Gfo/Idh/MocA family oxidoreductase gives MQLVKVGLCAFGMSGKVFHAPFLKEHPGFFMSAVVERSKEESKEKYPESIIYRSVEDMLNHADIDVVVVNTPVQTHYEYVKMALNAGKNIIVEKPFTVTLAEAEDLVRLADEKRLFLSVYQNRRFDRDYLQVQKIIQENKLGNLKEVEIRFDRFRTESSGKQHKENPEQAGSGSLHDLGAHLIDQVTQLFGSPQKLFADIFSMKGKQFANDYFEILLYYANDLRVRLKSSVFSKEAHYAYILHGDKGSFLQERTDDQERELISGVIPEYGKEWTKPLQETDGILNFINAHSETERILTSSEAGNYMNYYQQIYEYIVFGYALPSPGHEIIQNMKIIEAAEQSSKEGRIINLV, from the coding sequence ATGCAATTGGTAAAAGTTGGGCTTTGTGCCTTTGGAATGAGTGGAAAAGTTTTTCATGCTCCTTTTTTGAAAGAACATCCCGGTTTTTTTATGTCGGCTGTGGTTGAAAGGAGTAAAGAAGAGTCAAAAGAGAAGTATCCGGAATCCATTATTTATCGATCTGTGGAAGATATGCTGAATCATGCGGATATTGATGTGGTGGTAGTCAATACACCGGTCCAGACTCATTATGAATATGTGAAAATGGCATTAAACGCAGGTAAAAATATCATCGTAGAAAAACCTTTTACCGTGACATTGGCTGAAGCGGAAGATTTGGTGAGATTAGCTGATGAAAAAAGGCTGTTTCTTAGTGTTTATCAAAATAGAAGATTTGACAGAGATTATTTACAGGTACAGAAGATCATTCAGGAAAATAAACTGGGAAACCTGAAAGAAGTTGAAATTCGTTTTGACCGTTTCAGAACTGAATCAAGCGGAAAACAGCATAAGGAAAATCCGGAACAGGCAGGATCCGGATCTTTACACGACTTGGGAGCACATCTAATCGATCAGGTGACACAGCTTTTCGGATCTCCTCAAAAACTATTTGCTGATATCTTTTCTATGAAAGGAAAACAATTTGCCAATGATTATTTCGAAATTCTTCTTTATTATGCAAATGATCTGAGAGTAAGGCTGAAATCTTCTGTTTTTAGTAAAGAAGCCCATTATGCCTATATTCTTCATGGAGACAAAGGAAGTTTTTTGCAGGAAAGAACCGATGATCAGGAAAGAGAATTGATTTCGGGAGTCATTCCGGAATATGGTAAGGAATGGACAAAACCTTTACAGGAAACCGACGGAATTTTAAACTTCATCAATGCTCATTCAGAAACCGAGAGAATTCTGACTTCCAGCGAAGCAGGAAATTATATGAATTATTACCAACAGATTTATGAATATATTGTTTTTGGCTATGCTCTGCCTTCACCGGGACATGAGATTATCCAGAATATGAAAATTATTGAAGCGGCAGAGCAGAGTTCGAAGGAGGGAAGGATTATTAATTTAGTTTAA